In Brevibacillus marinus, the genomic window GGAATTACGGAAGTGTTCATCAACACGTTCCTGATTTGTACGATGACCGCATTGACGATCCTGACAACCGGCGTGATGACAGCCGACAGTTCGCCCGCGACCCTGACCAGCGTGGCATTCGGCACCGTCCTGCCGGCGATGCAGTACGTTGTCAGCATCAGCCTCATCCTGTTCGCCTACTCCACGATCATCGGCCTTTCCTTCTACGGCGAGACGCTGGCCCGATACATCGGCGGCGTAAAACTGGGCCTGGTCTACCGCTACCTCTTCCTGCCCTTCACCTTCATCGGTGCGATCGGCGGACTGAAAACCGTATGGGGCGTGGTGGACGTGCTGATCGGCGTTGCGGTCATCCCCAACCTGATCGCGCTGCTGCTGCTCAGCCCGATCGTGTTCAAGCTGACGAACCAGTTCTTCGCGGATCCGGCCAAACTTTCCGCCCAACCGGAGAAAAACCGTTAACCGGTTTTTTTCCGCATTCGCGCGACATGCTGCTGCAGGCGCCAGCCGGCAGCAGCATGCCGCGGTCGTCGTGCGACGTGTACGGACCTTGATCGCTGCAATCGATCCGTCCCTGCACGTCGCCACTTTTTTCCCCATGCCGTTTCCCAAGGGTTTGTCCCTGTCTGCTCGAAAGGGGAGACGCTCCGTTTGCGGCAGGCGGCTTTGGCTGCTAACCGCGCGTGCTTTCCGGAGATGCCCGGCGATCCCACCCGCCTCACCGCGGGAAAAGCAGCAGGTGCCGCATGCCGCTGCGCGCCGGCACCGCGCCGCTACGCTCCAGCATGGCGCCGCTTTGCGACTACCCGACCGCGGCTCAAGTCGGGTTGATTGCCGCCTCCTCGCGGCTTGGCTCGATCAGGTAATGGCGGTATCCTTCCTCGTCAATCCCTTCATGGAACAAGATGGTTTCCCGGCAGGACGGACATTCGAACTCGTAGCTTCGCCCGTACGCTGCTTCCCCCGCCTCGCCCGTGGTTTCGTACAGGAAAGCGTCCTCGCTGTCGTCCAGATCGGCATACTCGCCGGCTTCCTCATCATCTTCGACGACCTCGTACAGCGCGGCATCGTCAAAGAGCATGTACTCCAGGTCGCTCAGATCCTCATCCACTGCTTCCACATACTGCTCCGCTTCCTGAAGGCGCAGGTGCAGTTCGTCGATTTCGGCAGCCAGGTCATCGATAACCTGGATCAGGTCGACGAGAATTTTTCCTTCGCGGCTTGCCTCGCCGACAGCAAAGCCGTCAGCCAAACCTCGCAAATAGGAGATACGCTTTTCCACATGCTCCATTGCAACCCCTCCTCGCTAACTACAGATGTATTGTTGCCCGCTCGCGAACAGGTTACCAATGGAAAAAACTGTTCACTTGCGGATGCCGATCAGAATGCAGGCGACGCCGACCAAGATCCAGAGAATTTTTTGAAAACTGATGCGATCGGCGATCCCGATCAAGCCAATCGTTGTGGTGGAAAGCATGATGAGCGGACCGATCAGCGCCAGTCCCGCATTGACCAGCAGCGCCTTTTCGACCTGATTCAGCTTCAAGATCAAGAGCGCCGCGAGGATCTCAATCGTCCCGGACAACAACCGCAAGGAAGCCATGCCAATGATCGCCTTTTCCAGCATACCCGTCCCTCCTCTACCTTCACTGTATGCCCGCCGGGCGGACAATAGTCGAGCCAGTACGCGGGCAAAGGGCAGCGCGGGCAGTTGCCCCCATCAACCCGCCATATCACTCCTCGCTGCCCAGCGGCATAAACTGAAGCAAATGCCTAGAGAAAAGGGGAAACAAGATGAGTCAACTGGGAGCGTCGTCATGGCCGGCCGAATGGTCTGACCCGTCTCGTGAACGGGCGGAAAAGCCCCGCCAGCAGGGGCTGACCATGGTCATCGACAAAGGCCTGGGCCTTCACGCTTTTGAAGACGTATTGAATGTATCTGCCGCTTACATGGACGTATACAAACTGGCCTTCGGCACGTCCGTGCTGTATCCGACCAGCCTCTTGCAGCGGAAAATTGCGCTTGCCCGCATGCACCGGGTGCAAATCATGCCAGGCGGTACGTTTTTTGAAGTGGCGTACATGAGCGATGCGGTCGAAAGCTATATTGCCACGATCAAGTCGCTTGGCTTTACTGCGATCGAGATCTCCGACGGCAGCCTGCCCGTCAACAAGCAGCGGCGCTGGCAGGCGATCGGGCTGGCCAAAGCAGCGGGGCTCGTCGTCTACACGGAGTTTGGCAAAAAAACAGCCGGTTTTACCGCCGACCTTTCCTCGCTCTTGCAGACGCTGGAGGAAGACCTTGCCGCCGGTGCCGATTACGTGATTGTGGAAGCACGCGAGAGCGGCAACGTGGGCATTTTCCAAGCGAACGGGGAACCGGACCGCGCTTTCCTGCGCGACGCGCACATCGCTGCCGGGGCCAACGGATCGCGGCTGATTTGGGAAGCGCCGCGCAAAGAGCAGCAGGTTGCGCTTTTGGAAACGTTGGGCCTCCACGTCAACTTGGGCAACATCGCAACCGGAGACGTCCTGTCGGTGGAAACGCTGCGCCGCGGTTTGCGCGGCGATACCGCTCCCTGGATGTTTGAGGAGAGGGGCAAAGCGACGTGCGAATCGAGGTAGTGGCAACAGTGGACGAAATCCGCCACGAGCAGCTCGCCGGCCGGACGGTCGTGGTCATCGACGTGCTGCGCGCGGCCAGCACGATCGTCACAGCACTGGCGCACGGCTTTTCCTACATCGTGCCGGTCGAGACCGTGGGGCAGGCATTCGCTCTGCGGACCGCCACTTCGCTGCTTGCCGGTGAACGACACGGCAAAAAAATAGCCGATTTTCACTACAACAATTCCCCGAGCGAACTGCTGAACGCCGAGACGAGCGGGCGGCATCTGATCCTCACCACGACCAACGGCACCCGTGCCATCCACAAGGCGGAACGGGCCGGCCAGCTGTTGGTCGGCTGTTTTTTAAACGCGACGGCTTGTATCGAGCAGGCGCTGGCCAGCGGCGCGGACATCACCCTGTACTGCGCCGGCAGCCGGCAAGCATTTGCGTTGGAAGACGGCTTGGCCGCCGGCTTGCTGATCCACCTGGCCAGACTGCGGGAACCGGAACTGCCCGTCTGCGACCTGGGCCGCGCCTTGGAAGCCAGCTATCTGCATGCGGCGGACCGGCTGACCGCCCAGGTGCTGCAGGGCGCGACGGCCCGCCGCCTGAAGCAGCATTACGAGGAGGACATCCTGCACTGCTGCCGGATCGACGCTTACCAAGTGGTGCCGGTGGTCCGCCAGCGGCGCATATATCCACACCTTGTCTCATAGATTGAAGAAAGAGAGAAAAGGGACAGGGGTTCGATCAAACATGTCATATTGGTCGGGAGAAGTGATGCTCGTCGGACTGATCATCGTCGGATTGATCGGCCGTTCGCCAATTATCGCCACCGCAGCCAGCATGCTGCTGGTCCTGAAGCTGACCGCACTGGATCGATTTTTCCCAACAGTCGAGCGCCGCGGCATGGAATTGGGCCTGTTGTTCTTGACCATATCCGTGCTGGTCCCGTTCGCCAGTGAAAAAGTGAGCTGGAAAGATGTCATCCCGCTGTTTACCACACTGTTGGGGGTGTTGGCGCTGACGGGCGGCGCTGTCGCTACCTACATGAACGGCAAAGGTCTGGAACTCCTGAAGGCTGAGCCGCATCTGATCGTCGGCTTGGTGATCGGCTCGATTATCGGCATCGTGTTTTTGCGCGGGATCCCCGTCGGCCCGCTGATGGCTGCCGGGATCACCGCTGTGCTCTTGAAATTGTACGAGTGGCTGACCCGCGCGCTCTGAGTACCATGGGAAAAAAGGCGTACCGCGCGAAACTGGCGGTACGCTTTCTGTTCCGTATCCGGCAAACGAAAGCAGGAGCACGCCTCCTGCAAACAAGCCGACACAGACCGCAAACAATTTTCCTTTGGGCAGCGGATAGCGGCCAAAGCCCGGGATGAGCGACCCGCAAACCGACCCGCAGGCAGCCGTCGACAACAGCAGTCCGAATCCTTGCGGTCCAACGTCCAGTACCTCTTGGGCAATCACCGGCATCATCTCGCGTAGGGATCGCAAAAAATCATCGGCACCATGCCCAGCAGAAACACGCCGAGGACGAGCGGATGCTGCCGCAAAAATCGCTGGGCCTCCCCGATTCCGGAAGCGGCAGGGAAAGCCCCTGCGCTTCCCTCCTGCCCGCTCCTTGCGCGGATCAGCACCAGCGTTCCGATTACCGCGAGGTAGCTGCATGCATTGATCAAAATCAAAGTGGGCACGCTCCAGACCGTCAGCAAAAACCCGGCGATGGCGGGCCCGGCGATGCGGGCTGTGTTCAGCGTCGCTTCCTCACCATGGTACGACGGCATCCCGCCGTCCGCCGCCGCTCAGCGCAGCGCCTTGCGCAGCAAATAGAGGAAGTACGGCGCTCCCAACACAGCGGTAAACACTCCGGCAGGCACTTCCGTCGGCGCAAACAAGGAACGCCCCGCGGTGTCGGCAACCAGCACCAGCAGCCCGCCGGCAAGCGCGGAGACAGGAAGCAGCAGCCGGTGATCGGCCCCGACCCACAGCCTGACCAGGTGCGGCACGATCAAGCCGACGAAACCGATGGTCCCGGCAACAGCCACGGCACTGCCGGCCATCACCACGGCCAACAACAACAGGCAGGCCCGGGCAAGCTCCAACCGCATGCCCAATCCCCGGCTCACCTGATCGCCCAATCGGATCACATTCATCTTTTCGGCGAGCAGCCAGGCCGCCAGCAGGCTGAGGACAGACCACGGCAGCAGCGTAAAAAAGTGCTCCCAGCCTCTGCCCCACAAGCTTCCTTTCAGCCAGAGCAGCGCCGCCCCTACCTGGTCGGTTGCTCCGATCATCAGCGCGGTAATGCCCGCGTCAAAGATGGCTCCTACGGCAATTCCAGCCAACGCCAGGCGAATCGGGCGCATCCCCTTTTTCCACGCCAGCGCGTAGACGATCACGGTTGCGAGAATCGCGCCGGCAAACGCACTGAGAGGGAGGGCCGCCACCGGCAGCGCGGGCAAAAGGGTCATCATCAGTACCGCGGCAAACCCGGCGCCGTCGTTCATCCCGAGGATATTGGTGTCCACCAACGGATTTTTGGCGATCCCCTGCAGGATCGCGCCGGAAACGGCCAGATTGGCCCCGACCAACAGGGCGACAAAAATCCGCGGCATCCGGTATTCCCAGACCAATTTGGCCGCCAGCGAGTCATCCAGCATCAGCAGCCCGCTGATCACGTCGCCGAGCGGCATCGCGACACCGCCAAACTTGATTCCCGTGAGCACAGTTCCCACCAACCCGATCAGCAGGCCGCCAACCAGCATCCTGATTCTCATTGTTCCCGCTCCTTTCTGAGCAGGTAGAGAAAAAACGGACCGCCCAAAAAGGCCGTCAGCACGCCCACCGGCCACTCCAATGGCTCCCGGATGGTCCGGGCGGCAATGTCTCCGCACACCAACAGGCAAGCACCAAGCAGCGCGCTGACCGGTATCAGCACGCGATGGTCGCCTCCCACCAGTGCGCGCGCGATATGCGGCACGACCAGCCCGACAAAGCCGATCGGTCCGGCAACGGCAACCGCGCTGCCGGCCAGGGCGATCGTGATCAAAGCGGCGTACAGCCGGGTCTTTTCCAGCGAGATGCCGAGTCCCTGCGCTACATCGTCACCCAACTGCAGGGCATTCATTCGCTTGGCCAAAGCCCAGGCGAACAGGAATCCTCCTGCCGCCCAGGGCAGGATCATCGAGACGTGGGCCCAGTCCCGTCCCGCCAGTCCGCCGGCCAACCAGAAGATGACGACCCCGGCCGTCTCCAAGTCGATCACGAGAATGCCCATCATCAGCGCATTGAGAAACAAGGAAACAGCGACTCCCGCCAAGGTCAAGCCAATCGGGGTCACGCCCCGCTGCGATGCCAGCGCGTACACCAGCAGCCCGCCCGCGGCAGCCCCGGCCATGGCCACAAACGGCGTCCACTCCGGCGGAAAATCGGGCATCAGCACGCTCAACACGACGATAAACAGAGAGGCTCCGGCGGACACCCCGATAATTTTCGGTTCAACCAGCGGATTGCGGGTCATTCCCTGCATCAGCACGCCGGAAACGGCCAGACAGGCACCGACCAAAGCCCCCGTCAGCGCGCGGGGCAGCCGCAAATCCCAAACAACCGCCCGCTCCACTGTATCCGCCGGCTCCCAGAGGGACTGCCAGACGGTTTTCACATCCAGCTGCATCGTACCGGCGAAGGTGCTGTAGAGGATCGCACATCCGAGCAGGACGAGGCCGACCACCGCTGTCAGCACCACGCGTACCGTGTTTTGCTGAAAGAGCATCACAATCACCCCCGCAGTTGCACAGAAAAGATCAAGCCAAAGCGCCGCATCAGTACGGCGCTTTGGCAGCGACAAGCGTATCCGTTATGGTTTCGTCATTGTTTAAAGACTTCCGGATACAACAGCGGAGGAGCCTGCTCCACGATCAGTTTGGCGGCAATCGGCCCGCGGCCGCGCGACCAAATGTTGCGGTCCACTTCATAGACACGCCCATTCTTCACGGCATCCAGCTTGGACCAGACGGGGTTTCCTTTCAGTTTCTCGCTGATCAGGTCGTCTTTGTTGGACATCAAAAACAGCACCTGCGGGTTTAGCTCGATCAACTTCTCCAGATTCAGTTTGACGAAGCGGCTCTCACTGGCCAACTCCTCGTTTTCACCGGCGCTCTCTTCGCTGGTCAATTCACTGTGTTTCAAGGCGTAATCTGCTCCCAGCGCCGTGAGGAGGGAGCCGACGAAGGAATTGTCGAGCCACATCGCGTATTCGTCACCGATCATGTACATGGCCATCGCACTGACATTACCCGCCGCCTTCCCTTTGACCTCGTCCAGTTTTGCCTTGAACTCGGAGACAAAGGCCTCCGCCTCCTGTTTCTTGCCGAGAATGTCCCCCAGCAAGATGTGGTTCTCCATCGCTTCTTCCCAGGAGTTAGCCCGGTACGAAAGGGTTGGCGCGATTTTTTGCAGTTCATCCTTGATCGCGGCGGAAAAGTTATCTTCCATCACAATCAAATCCGGCTGCAGGGAGAGAATCGTCTCCAGATTGGGTTCGCGGCGGTCGCCGACGGAAGTGGTGTTTTTCAATCCTTCCTGCAGGTACTCCGGCACACCTGTCGGCGGCAGGGCCATCCCTACGGGTTCCACGCCCAGCGCCACCATCGAGTCAAGCGATTCGATGCTGAGACCGACTACCCGCTTGGGGATACCCTTGATGCGAAATTCACCGCCCGGCGTTTGAAACACGCGCTCTTCTGCTCCGCCGCCCGCATTCGCGTTCGTGCCGGCGGATTCCCCTCCGCTCGCGCCCGCTTCCGGCTGCGCTGTGCTTTGACCGCCACATCCGACCAAAAACGCCGCGCTGAGCAAAAATACGAGCAGCACCGTCAACCAGAGCTTGTTTTGTTGATCCATCTGTGACCTCTCCTGTCTGTGCAATCTCGATAGTAAAAATCATTCTCAACTGGCCAGTTAAAAAAGAACCATGTTCAAGCCGAGACCCTGCAGGTTCAGCTACCATATGGTTGAAAATGATAATGACTATCATTTATCAAGACCCACTAGAGATAATAAACGATTCTGCTGCTGCTGTAAACCCTTTTTTTCTCATGGAAAATCTGCCGACGCAGCCCATCGCCGGCGGGATTTTCCTGATTGCGGAGCAGCGGCGGACCGCCTTCAAGAGAAAAACCGGCTTCCCGATTGGAAAGCCGGTTCTCGCCCCTTATCATCCTTACGCGCGGGAGACGTACTGCTCCGTCCGCGTGTCGATAATCAAG contains:
- a CDS encoding ABC transporter substrate-binding protein, yielding MDQQNKLWLTVLLVFLLSAAFLVGCGGQSTAQPEAGASGGESAGTNANAGGGAEERVFQTPGGEFRIKGIPKRVVGLSIESLDSMVALGVEPVGMALPPTGVPEYLQEGLKNTTSVGDRREPNLETILSLQPDLIVMEDNFSAAIKDELQKIAPTLSYRANSWEEAMENHILLGDILGKKQEAEAFVSEFKAKLDEVKGKAAGNVSAMAMYMIGDEYAMWLDNSFVGSLLTALGADYALKHSELTSEESAGENEELASESRFVKLNLEKLIELNPQVLFLMSNKDDLISEKLKGNPVWSKLDAVKNGRVYEVDRNIWSRGRGPIAAKLIVEQAPPLLYPEVFKQ
- a CDS encoding FecCD family ABC transporter permease; its protein translation is MRIRMLVGGLLIGLVGTVLTGIKFGGVAMPLGDVISGLLMLDDSLAAKLVWEYRMPRIFVALLVGANLAVSGAILQGIAKNPLVDTNILGMNDGAGFAAVLMMTLLPALPVAALPLSAFAGAILATVIVYALAWKKGMRPIRLALAGIAVGAIFDAGITALMIGATDQVGAALLWLKGSLWGRGWEHFFTLLPWSVLSLLAAWLLAEKMNVIRLGDQVSRGLGMRLELARACLLLLAVVMAGSAVAVAGTIGFVGLIVPHLVRLWVGADHRLLLPVSALAGGLLVLVADTAGRSLFAPTEVPAGVFTAVLGAPYFLYLLRKALR
- a CDS encoding FecCD family ABC transporter permease, yielding MLFQQNTVRVVLTAVVGLVLLGCAILYSTFAGTMQLDVKTVWQSLWEPADTVERAVVWDLRLPRALTGALVGACLAVSGVLMQGMTRNPLVEPKIIGVSAGASLFIVVLSVLMPDFPPEWTPFVAMAGAAAGGLLVYALASQRGVTPIGLTLAGVAVSLFLNALMMGILVIDLETAGVVIFWLAGGLAGRDWAHVSMILPWAAGGFLFAWALAKRMNALQLGDDVAQGLGISLEKTRLYAALITIALAGSAVAVAGPIGFVGLVVPHIARALVGGDHRVLIPVSALLGACLLVCGDIAARTIREPLEWPVGVLTAFLGGPFFLYLLRKEREQ
- a CDS encoding YqhV family protein, which codes for MLEKAIIGMASLRLLSGTIEILAALLILKLNQVEKALLVNAGLALIGPLIMLSTTTIGLIGIADRISFQKILWILVGVACILIGIRK
- a CDS encoding 2-phosphosulfolactate phosphatase, whose translation is MRIEVVATVDEIRHEQLAGRTVVVIDVLRAASTIVTALAHGFSYIVPVETVGQAFALRTATSLLAGERHGKKIADFHYNNSPSELLNAETSGRHLILTTTNGTRAIHKAERAGQLLVGCFLNATACIEQALASGADITLYCAGSRQAFALEDGLAAGLLIHLARLREPELPVCDLGRALEASYLHAADRLTAQVLQGATARRLKQHYEEDILHCCRIDAYQVVPVVRQRRIYPHLVS
- a CDS encoding MFS transporter; its protein translation is MPSYHGEEATLNTARIAGPAIAGFLLTVWSVPTLILINACSYLAVIGTLVLIRARSGQEGSAGAFPAASGIGEAQRFLRQHPLVLGVFLLGMVPMIFCDPYAR
- a CDS encoding phosphosulfolactate synthase, producing MSQLGASSWPAEWSDPSRERAEKPRQQGLTMVIDKGLGLHAFEDVLNVSAAYMDVYKLAFGTSVLYPTSLLQRKIALARMHRVQIMPGGTFFEVAYMSDAVESYIATIKSLGFTAIEISDGSLPVNKQRRWQAIGLAKAAGLVVYTEFGKKTAGFTADLSSLLQTLEEDLAAGADYVIVEARESGNVGIFQANGEPDRAFLRDAHIAAGANGSRLIWEAPRKEQQVALLETLGLHVNLGNIATGDVLSVETLRRGLRGDTAPWMFEERGKATCESR
- a CDS encoding DUF441 domain-containing protein encodes the protein MSYWSGEVMLVGLIIVGLIGRSPIIATAASMLLVLKLTALDRFFPTVERRGMELGLLFLTISVLVPFASEKVSWKDVIPLFTTLLGVLALTGGAVATYMNGKGLELLKAEPHLIVGLVIGSIIGIVFLRGIPVGPLMAAGITAVLLKLYEWLTRAL
- a CDS encoding CD1247 N-terminal domain-containing protein; its protein translation is MEHVEKRISYLRGLADGFAVGEASREGKILVDLIQVIDDLAAEIDELHLRLQEAEQYVEAVDEDLSDLEYMLFDDAALYEVVEDDEEAGEYADLDDSEDAFLYETTGEAGEAAYGRSYEFECPSCRETILFHEGIDEEGYRHYLIEPSREEAAINPT